From Coffea arabica cultivar ET-39 chromosome 9c, Coffea Arabica ET-39 HiFi, whole genome shotgun sequence, one genomic window encodes:
- the LOC113710640 gene encoding uncharacterized protein: MRDRDQSHLLHIGRLLQQYSVDAYVKLETSRLEFHRNRQNKLRTEAYQGLLDIIARGKTNASDVGKRIILPASFIGGPRDMRRRYMDAMTLVQRYGKSDISLTMTCNPSWPEIKNHLEEVDETQNRPDLITRVFRAKIEQLKENLFKKHLIGDVAAYTYVIEFQKRGLPHTHFLVILKKRSKMFSPEEYDKIVCAELPDKHQSSYLHALVIKHMIHGPCGAMNPSNPCMRQNKKCRNNYPKKFSKYTKHEKNSYPIYRRRDDGTRIYIREHELDNRWIVPYNPYILVKYDCHINVEICSAIEAVKYIYKYIYKGYDRVMYQLTAEQANKIVDEIKNFSLQDGCVLLKLCERFMLLISILSVHQSFHFICTLKTTNLCALMRINL, from the coding sequence ATGCGAGATAGAGATCAATCACACCTGCTACACATTGGCCGGTTATTGCAGCAGTATTCTGTTGATGCTTATGTCAAGTTAGAGACATCACGTCTTGAATTTCACAGAAACAGGCAAAACAAATTGAGGACAGAAGCTTATCAGGGATTACTTGATATCATAGCAAGAGGCAAGACAAATGCATCAGATGTAGGAAAGCGTATCATATTGCCAGCAAGTTTTATAGGAGGACCAAGGGATATGCGGCGACGATATATGGACGCTATGACCCTTGTGCAGCGTTATGGGAAATCGGATATTTCCCTTACAATGACCTGCAATCCCTCTTGGCCTGAAATAAAGAATCATTTGGAAGAGGTGGATGAGACTCAGAATCGCCCAGACTTGATCACACGAGTGTTCCGTGCAAAAATAGAACAGTTGAAAGAAAACCTTTTCAAGAAGCATCTTATCGGTGATGTTGCCGCTTATACCTACGTTATTGAATTTCAGAAAAGAGGCCTCCCACATACTCATTTTTTGGTTATCTTGAAAAAACGTTCAAAGATGTTCTCACCCGAAGAATATGACAAAATTGTCTGTGCAGAGCTCCCTGATAAACATCAGTCATCTTACTTACATGCTTTAGTTATAAAGCATATGATTCATGGACCATGTGGAGCAATGAATCCAAGTAATCCCTGTATgcgacaaaataaaaaatgcagAAACAATTATccaaagaaattttcaaaatatacaaagcATGAAAAAAACTCATATCCAATATACAGAAGGCGAGATGATGGCACCAGAATCTACATCAGAGAGCATGAGTTAGACAACCGATGGATTGTCCCTTATAATCCATACATTCTTGTTAAATATGATTGTCACATCAATGTGGAAATATGTTCTGCTATCGAAGCTGTCAAGTATATATACAAGTATATATACAAAGGCTACGACAGAGTAATGTATCAATTGACAGCAGAACAAGCAAATAAGATTGTTGATGAGATCAAGAATTTTAGTCTGCAAGATGGGTGTGTGCTCCTGAAGCTATGTGAAAGATTTATGCTTTTGATCTCAATCTTATCAGTCCATCAGTCATTTCACTTCATTTGCACCTTGAAAACTACCAATCTATGTGCTTTGATGAGAATCAATCTTTGA